In Octopus bimaculoides isolate UCB-OBI-ISO-001 chromosome 14, ASM119413v2, whole genome shotgun sequence, the following are encoded in one genomic region:
- the LOC106875363 gene encoding uncharacterized protein LOC106875363 isoform X1, giving the protein MASAGVSLPAYLFYGCCGENTMIDFSKVELFPDFFFPDSQIMWSDIKLWILLCIILVILPLWLMVCTIFLKKKLNNSHQGDLIYALATAVLLVPSFVGFLKLIADQPHWSFLQSNMFLLTGYFFILIGVCHIHHGIKSLELSHILKDSSSQTSTKTSPGFPTCASLLSIESTLFLGNSLLYLGASLIYASQAGVLVTLFLGFSYIEIMHIRKYLELKNF; this is encoded by the exons ATGGCGTCTGCGGGCGTCTCTCTTCCAGCATATCTCTTTTACGGTTGTTGCGGAGAAAACACAATGATAGACTTCAGCAAG gtgGAATTATTTCCTGATTTCTTCTTCCCTGACTCTCAGATTATGTGGTCTGATATCAAGCTTTGGATACTGTTATGCATCATCTTAGTTATTCTTCCTTTGTGGCTGATG gtgtgtacaatatttttgaagaaaaaattgaaCAATAGCCATCAAGGTGATCTGATTTATGCATTGGCCACAGCTGTACTTCTTGTACCATCGTTTGTTGG GTTCTTGAAATTGATTGCTGACCAACCTCACTGGAGTTTTCTTCAGTCAAATATGTTTCTTCTTACTGGATATTTCTTCATCTTGATTGGAGTCTGTCATATTCATCATGGAATTAAGTCTTTGGAATTATCTCATATTTTGAAAG ACTCTTCCAGTCAAACTTCCACTAAAACATCTCCAGGATTCCCAACTTGTGCCAGTTTACTTAGTATTGAATCAACATTGTTTTTGGGAAATAGTCTCTTGTATTTAGGAGCATCATTAAT ATATGCCAGCCAAGCTGGAGTGTTAGTTACCTTGTTCCTTGGCTTCAGTTACATTGAGATAATGCACATTAGAAA ATATCTTGAAttgaaaaatttctga
- the LOC106875363 gene encoding uncharacterized protein LOC106875363 isoform X2, whose product MASAGVSLPAYLFYGCCGENTMIDFSKVELFPDFFFPDSQIMWSDIKLWILLCIILVILPLWLMVCTIFLKKKLNNSHQGDLIYALATAVLLVPSFVGFLKLIADQPHWSFLQSNMFLLTGYFFILIGVCHIHHGIKSLELSHILKDSSSQTSTKTSPGFPTCASLLSIESTLFLGNSLLYLGASLIYLELKNF is encoded by the exons ATGGCGTCTGCGGGCGTCTCTCTTCCAGCATATCTCTTTTACGGTTGTTGCGGAGAAAACACAATGATAGACTTCAGCAAG gtgGAATTATTTCCTGATTTCTTCTTCCCTGACTCTCAGATTATGTGGTCTGATATCAAGCTTTGGATACTGTTATGCATCATCTTAGTTATTCTTCCTTTGTGGCTGATG gtgtgtacaatatttttgaagaaaaaattgaaCAATAGCCATCAAGGTGATCTGATTTATGCATTGGCCACAGCTGTACTTCTTGTACCATCGTTTGTTGG GTTCTTGAAATTGATTGCTGACCAACCTCACTGGAGTTTTCTTCAGTCAAATATGTTTCTTCTTACTGGATATTTCTTCATCTTGATTGGAGTCTGTCATATTCATCATGGAATTAAGTCTTTGGAATTATCTCATATTTTGAAAG ACTCTTCCAGTCAAACTTCCACTAAAACATCTCCAGGATTCCCAACTTGTGCCAGTTTACTTAGTATTGAATCAACATTGTTTTTGGGAAATAGTCTCTTGTATTTAGGAGCATCATTAAT ATATCTTGAAttgaaaaatttctga